From Ndongobacter massiliensis:
TTGCGCGATAAATTGATGCCTAAAAAGAGCGGATTCTCTCGGTGAAAACGCTGAATGCATTCCCAGGTGCGATCCTTCGATCCGTCATTCACCAGTAAAATGCGGCTGTCCTTTGCAATATGCCCCTGGGTCATGAGGGTTTCCCACTTCTTTTCGATTACCGGACGCGTAACGGGAAGCGCCTCCTCTTCCTCATAACACGGAATGACTAACCAAACTGTCGGAGTCATGGGTATTCCTTTCTTCTTTGCGATGCTTACGCGTCGCCATTCTTTTCTCTTGCTTGCCTATAGTGTACAATACTTTTAATGAAAACAGAATGGAGAAAAATCGCATGATCCTCCTGGCAAGCAACTCCCCTCGACGCCGTGAATTATTGCAGTGGCTCAACCGACCTTTTCGTGTTTGTCCGGCTGCAATTGATGAACGGCATGTGCAAAAAACATTGCCCGCCGAGGTGTCCGGAGACCGTTTCGCTTTTCTTGTTTCCTCGCTTGCACAGGAAAAAGCCCACGCTGTCGCGGTAACAAAAGCCCAACCTGGTGATCTGGTAATCGGTGCCGACACGATAGTCGTATGTGACCAACAGGTGTATGGAAAGCCACGAAATCGCAAGGAAGCGCAGAAGATGCTATGGGCGCTGAGTGGAAAGACCCACTTGGTGTACACCGGTGTCGCAATTTTTGATGCGCAGGAAGACTGCCTGTGTCATTTTGCGGAACATGCCGCCGTGCGTTTTTATCCCCTTGATGCTTTTCAGAAAGCACAAATCGAAGCCTATCTCGATACCGACGAACCCTATGACAAAGCGGGCGCCTATGCCATTCAGGGGCGCGGCGCGCTGCTGATTGAAGCCCTCACGGGCGATTACTATACCGTCATGGGGCTTCCAATCGCCCGCTTGGCGCGCTGTCTTGATGCACTGTCCTCTCAACAGCGGAACGAATGAATCCTTCCGATACGGATGGAATGGAAAGGAGTTTCCCTTGAAAAAAGAATTCACTTTACAGCAAGCTATTTTTCATCTCTCAAATTTACACCGTGAACGCGGCGAATTGATGAACCGTTTATCCCGTGAGTTTGTCGGTCCCGTTGCCATAAACGGAAAACGCGTCTTAACGAAAGAAAAAGAAGAAGGCGCGCGTGAAATTTTGGAACGTGTTCTGCTGATCCAAGCGGATATTATCGCCCTGCGCCGTGCAATGACACAGGCCAACCTGCAAACAAAAGCCGGGGAACAAAGTCTTTGCGAAGCACTTGAAAGTGCTCGCCTCAACCGAGAATTGGTCGATCATTTGGATGGCATGCTGCAAAGTCGACGCACCGATGTGGAAAATTCCGTCGGCGTGGTCGACTATGCGCCCTACGATGCCGCTTATCTTGAAACTTTGCGCCGACAGTTGTTCAGTGAAAATAATGAGCGCTCCAATGCTATTGACCGAGTGAATGCAAACACCACCCTGGTCGTCGAGCTCCAATACGAACTGTAATCCGCTTATCGCGTAGGCCTTTGGTGTGCGCTTCGCTTTTTATTAAACAGGACGAAATTCGCCATACGATTCTTACTTTTCACGACTCACAAATGACGAACGGAAACGGATTGAATCCTTCATGAAAGCTGCGAAGTGCCGGGAGTCTTCGGACTCAAAAACTTTGGAAGGGAAGTTGCCTTTTGCCCCTTCCTTTTTTTGCGAAAAAATGGACGGGTTCCGCACCTCGACGATCGCAGCAGCTCGCATCTACACTGCACCGGTTTTTCTCTTGCCATGCAATATCATTTGAAAAAAGTTCCAAAAATTCTTTTTGCTGGTACTTTATCAAAACTTGTGCTATTCTCACCAAGACGGAATATGTGGTCGCCGTCGCATTTGCTCAAGTTTTGACCGCGGACAATTGAATCATTGAATTCATTAAGATTTTCCAGGGAGGGAATCATGAAATCAAACACTTCTGTTTCAACGGACAGCGAATTTTCGCAAGTCCGCGTTCCAGCGAGTGCCAAACAGGGATTTTGGCAGATCGCTTTTATTATGGTCGGCTTTACCTTTTTCTCACCGAGTATGATGGCCGGCGGAAGACTCGGACTCGGTCTTACCTTCGCACAATTTGTCCTTGCCGTTGTTCTCGGCAATGCATTTCTTGCATTATACACGGGCATTCTCGCCTACATCAGTCAAAAAACCGGCATGACCCTCGATTTGCTGGCGCGGCGCGCCTTTGGGGAAAAGGGCTCGCAAGTATGCTCCGCCTTGATTTCCATCACGCAAATGGGCTGGTTCGGGGTTGGCGTCGCCATGTTCGCCATTCCCGTCGGAAATTTGTTGGGCATTTCACCCTATATCCTCGTTGCCATCGTCGGTGCACTCATGACTCTGACCGCCGCGCTCGGCGTAAAGGCCTTGGCGATATTCGGCGGCATTGCCGTTCCGTTGATCGCTCTTTTGGGCAGCTATTCCGTTACGTTAGCGGCACAGCAGGCCGGCGGATTTTTTCAAATGTTCAGTGAACATCCCGCTGAACCGCTCTCTATGACCGCCGCGCTGGGTATTGTCATAGCAAACTTTATCTCCGGCGGAACCGCCACGCCGAACTTTGCACGTTTTGGGAAAAGCGCGAAAAGTGCGGTCGGCGCCACCGTCCTCGCCTTTTTCGTCGGCAACATCATCATGTTTGTGTTCGGCGCTGCCGGCGCCGCTGTCTACCAGGAGCCGGATATCTTTAATGTCCTCATTTTGCAAGGGCTGACCATCCCCGCCATTCTGACCTTGGGATTAAACATCTGGTCCACGAATAACAATGCGCTCTACACCGCCGGCCTGGGCTTTTCCAATATCACCAAAAAATCGATGAAAACCACAACAATTCTGGGCGGCGTTTTGGGAACCGTCCTTGCCGTCTATCTCTACAACAACTTTGTCGGCTACCTGTCCGTGTTGGGTAGCATGATTCCGCCCGTTGGCGTGGTGCTGAGCATTCACTATTTCCGCCATCGCGAACAATATCTGGAAGACAGCACGGAAAATGCACCGCTCTTTTCCGCACCGGCACTGGTTGCCGTTGCCTTTGGCATCGTTGCGGGACTCTTTCTCCCGGTCGGCATTCCCGCATTGAATGCATTGGTTGCCTCCGGCGTCAGTTTTCTAATAGGGGATCATTTTTTCACTGTCCCCGTGCAAAAGCCCGTCGCGGCCGATCTGGAATAATCCCCCCACCGGACGCCCGTCATGGTCGTCCGGCGATTTTTGAAGCAACAATTTGGAACAACGTTTTTTGAAAAACAGGTCTTTTTTGAAAGAAAGGAATATCTATGCTCTTTATTAACGCACGCATCGAAAATGCCAAGGAAGTCTCCGCCTTTCGCGTCGAAGACGAAAAATTTGTTGAAATGGGCCCATCCCTTGCCCCCAAAGAAGGCGAAGAAGTCGTCGACCTCCACGGAAAGCTTGTCCTACCGCCCTTTGTCGAGCCGCATGTACATCTGGACAGCGCTTTAACAGCAGGCAATCCGCGCTGGAATATCAAGGGAACCCTGTTTGAAGGCATTCAGATTTGGAGCGAATACAAGCCCACGTTGACGAAAAAGAATATTAAAGAGCGCGTCCATGCGGCCATTCGCCGGCAGGCAGCCAACGGCATTCAATTTGTGCGCACGCATGTGGACTGCACCGATCCCACGCTGATCGCCACCGAAGCGATTTTAGAAGTAAAAGAAGAAGTTAAGGATTGGGTGGAAGTACAGTTGGTCGCTTTCCCGCAAGAAGGCATCTGCAGCTTCCCGAACGGAAAACAGTTGCTGGAAAACTCTATCCGTCTTGGTGCCGATGCCGTCGGTGCCATTCCGCACTTCGAATTTACGCATGAATACGCCGTTGAGTCGCTGCATATTGCCATGGAACTGGCGGAAAAATATGACCGCCTCGTCGATGTGCACTGTGATGAAATCGACGACCCTGCCTCGCGCGGACTGGAAACCCTCGCCATGCTTGCACTGGAGTCCGGCTTAAGAGAGCGCGTCACCGCCAGCCACACCACCGCCATGCACAGCTACAACAATGCATACTGCCAGCGACTCTTTCGTCTTTTGGGCATGAGCGACATCAACTTTATCGCCAATCCGCTGATCAACACCCATTTGCAGGGACGTATCGACACCTACCCGAAACGACGCGGTATCACGCGCGTTCCCGAGCTTTTGGCAAACGGCAATAATGTCGCCTTCGGACACGACGATATTCAGGATCCTTGGTACCCCATGGGCGACGGAAACAGTTTGGATGTGGTCCATCTGGGCCTCCACGTGACGCAAATGATGGGTTATGAACAGATCCTCAACAGCTATCGCTTTGTCACACATAATGCGGCTCGCTGTCTGCATCTGCAGGAGCGCTACGGACTGGAAGTCGGAAAACCGGCCAACTTTATCGTCCTGAATGCTGAAAACTTCTACGATGCGCTGAATCTGCACGCGGAAGTACTGCTTTCGGTGCATCGCGGGCGCAAAATCGCGGAAACCAAGCCGAAGGAAAAATCGGTGCTGTTTTAGCACAATGCAAAAAACGAACCCGAGGGGGTTCGTTTTTTTTTATGGCAATTCCACTTCCACCGGATGTCCCGCTTCTTCCGAACGCTTAATGTCTAGGATCCGCTGATTGGAACTGCCTCGAAATTTCAGCTTCAGATCCAGCAGCGCCTCGACAAAGAGTCCGTCGACCAAAACGTCGCATTCATCCAACAAGGCTTTTTTTGCGGGATCGGCAAGAATTTGTTCATAGGTATAACCCGAATACACCCAGATGTTCGTATCCACCGCCGCGCGAATCTTTCGGACGATCTTCGTCAACTCCAGATTCTGCATGGGCTCCCCGCCGAGCAGCGTCAGCCCGGCGACGACGGGTTTTTTCAAGTAGCCGATGACCGTTTCTGTCTCTTTTTCCGTCCATACCTCGCCAAAAGAAAAGTCTTGATACGAAGGATTAAAGCAAGAGGGACAATGGTTTGTACAGCCTGTTACAAAGATTGTCGTGCGTACGCCCACCCCATTGGCCACATCGAAGGGGCGAATTTGTGCATAGCGCATCGTTAAATGTGCAGCACACGGGAGGAAATTTCTTTTGTGCGTCCTTCATTCCAGAAATTTTCTCCCAAATAACCACAGGTGCGTCGAATGACGGTCAGTTTGGAGCGGTCCTTATTGTGGCAATTCGGACACTCCCACTGGTTATCTTCATTGACTTTGATCTCTCCGTCGAAACCGCACACGTGACAATAATCGCTCTTCGTGTTGAATTCCGCATACGGAATGTGGTCGTAGATGTAGCGCACCAGCGTCTCAACGGCACGCGGGTTGTTCAGCATATTCGGAATTTCCGCGTAACTGATCATGCCGCCCTTTGAGCGCTCCTGAAACTGCGCTTCAAAGTCAAATTTATCAAAGACGCTGATCTCTTCGCGCACATCGACATGATAGGAATTCGTGTAATATCCCTTATCCGTAACATCGGGAATGGAGCCGAAGCGCTGCCGATCAATTTGACAGAAGCGATGCGTCAAGCTCTCCGCCGGCGTTCCGTAAAGCGCAAAGCCCAATCCGGTTTCCGCCTTCCACGTGTCGACCGCTTCTTTTAATCGGTCCATTACCGCCAGCGCAAAGTCCTTGCCATGCGGATCCGTGTGGGAGACGCCGCGCACCAGCTTGGTCGCCTCGTACAAACCGATGTAGCCCAAGGAAATGGTCGCATAGCCCCCTTGGAGCAGCGGCGCCACCTTCTCACCCGGTTTGAGACGGGCGATGGCCCCATGCTGCCAGTGAATCGGGCTGACGTCACTCGTAATGTCCTTCAACAGGTCGTAGCGGAACAATAGCGCCTTTTTCGCCAGCGCCAACCGCTTCTCCAACAACTTCCAGAAATCCTCTTCATTGCCTTCACAGAGGATACCGATCTGCGGCAAATTCAAGCTGACCACGCCCATATTAAACCGACCGTCGAATACATATTCCCCGGCTTCATTCTTCCAAGGAGCGAGGAAGGAACGGCAACCCATGGGCGAAAAGACATTTCCTTCGTAATATTCGCGCATCCGCTTGGCGGAAATATAATCCGGATACATGCGCTTTGCCGTGCATTTTGCCGCCAATTCCGTCAGGTAGTAGTATGGCGAATCCGGGTGCACATTGTGCTCATCCAGCACGTAAATCAGCTTCGGGAATGCCGGCGTCACATACACATCCGCCTCATTCTTAATGCCTTCCAGACGCTGCTTCAGGATTTCTTCCTGAATCAACGCCGCTTCACGGACATATTCGTAGTCCGGCATAAAGTGCATGAACAGGGTCACAAAAGGTGCCTGGCCGTTCGTCGTCATCAACGTGTTGATCTGGTACTGAATCGTCTGAATCCCGTCCTTGACTTCCTTGCGCGTGCGCTTCCAGGCAATCTGCTTCGCCTTTTCCAGATCCGGTTCAATGCCGTACACCTCGCGCTGTTCTTCGACAACGGCTTTCAGGTATTTATCGTAGCTTTTTCGCACATAGGGCGCCAAAATGCGATCGACGCCGTTGATGCTCTGCCCGCCGTATTGCCCGCTGGCAACTTGGGCGATAATCTGCGTCGTTACCGTACACGCCACCTGAAAACTGCGCGGCGTATCAATCTTCTTGCCGTTGATCACCGTACCGTTTTTTAACATATCTTCCAAGTTGACCAGGCAGCAATTGAACATCGGCTGAATGATGTAGTCCATGTCGTGGAAATGAATGGCACCGGAATCATGGGCTAATACAATATCCGTCGGCATCAGCTTCCGACGTGCAATATCCTTCGACACTTCACCGGCAATGAGATCGCGCTGTGTGCTGACGATCTTCGCATCCTTATTGGAATTTTCATCCAGAACGCCGACATTCGAGCGGTTCAAAATGCCCACGATATCGTCATCAATCGTGTTCATTTGGCGCTTGTACGCCTGAACGGAGCGATAACTCTCATACGCCTTTGCCGTCGCCGGATTGCCGTATTGCACGAGCTTGTAGTACACCTGCTCCTCAATGCCGTAAATCGTGACCGGTGTCGGCATGGATCGGGCAAACTGCTCAATTTCCTCGGCAATGCGCTCCGCCTGTCCCGGCTGATAAACCCCGGCGGATGAATGCATTGCCTTCAAGATCGCCTGCGTAATTTTTTCTCTTTCAAAGGGCACCTGCCGCCCATCGCGTTTAATGACTTCAATGGCAACCGGCGTCCCCTTGCCTGAAAATATGTCTCTCGTTTCGTCCACGGCGACGCTGCCGAAGTTGTCCGTTTTCACGTTCGACGAAAATTCTGCGGTTTTCATACAATTCTCCTCATACATTTCATACGGCGAAATTTTCGCCGAGAATACAAACTACACGAGTTATTTTGCCATGGAATTTCCGTTTTGTCAACGAAAAACACCACATATTGTTGTTGATAAGTTTTGAACCCACTACTCGTTGAAAATACAAGGGAATCGCATGATTTGGCTTTTTGTCAGATAAAGGTTAAAATCATGGCGAGAGAATTGTCACGGGAGGGCGCATGGATATCTGGTACATTGTTGGAATGTTGGGGGGACTTTCCCTTTTCCTATACGGAATGAATTCAATGGGCAACGGGTTGGAGCTAATCGCTGGCGGACGCATGCAAGGCATCCTTGATAAGCTGACAACCAAGCGTATGATGGGCATCGGCGTCGGTATTGTCATTACCGCTGTGATTCAAAGCTCCTCCGCCACCACCGTCATGGTCGTCGGTTTCGTAAACTCGGGGCTGATGAATCTGACACAGGCGATCAATGTCATCATGGGGGCAAACATCGGTACCACGGTCACCGGACAGCTGATTGCCCTGAATATCTCTTCCTTTGCCCCGCTCATCGCTTTCGTCGGCCTGATTTTCACAATGAGTAAAGTCGTCAAGCGGCAATACATTGGAAAAATCATCATCGGTCTCGGTTTTCTCTTTATGGGTCTTAATATTATGAGCGAGAGTATGGCTCCGTTGAAAGACTCCCCCGCGTTTGTGGGCTGGATGCAGGGCATTTCCAATCCGCTCTACGGGGTCGCCATCGGTGCCATTTTTACTGCCATTATTCAGAGCTCATCGGCATCGGTCGGTGTGCTGCAGGCGTTGGCATTGCAGGGACTTGTTCCCTTTCATACCGCTTTGTACATCGTCCTTGGGCAAAATATCGGGACATGCATCACTTCGGTATTGGCCTCCATCGGCGCCAAACCCGTTGCAAAACAGGCCGCCCTGTCTCACGTATTGTTTAACACCATCGGCACCCTGTTTTTCATCGCCGCTTCCTTCTTTCTCCCCATTGAAGAATGGATCATCCACCTATCCCCGGACGATCCGATGCGCCAAATTGCAAATCTACATACGATCTTCAACCTCACCACGACGGTGTTTCTCTTTCCTTTTTCCGATTATCTCGCTTCCCTCTCTTCCGCCATCATTCACATCAAGCCGGGCGATGCTTACAACGAGCGGCGCCTGCTCTACGTACAGCCCGGCAACTTTGCCGACCATGTCGTTCTGTTCGCCAATCTGAAGTCGGAAATCTTGCGCATGCTGTCGATTACACGCGACACCTTTGCCGATGCGGTTTCTTCTTTTGACTCTTTCGACGATGCACGTGCCGCGAAGGTTTTTGAAAATGTGCAAACCATTCATTTTCTCAACAAAGAGATGACGAAAGTCAATGTTGAACTGTTATCCAACCACCTTGGGCAGCAACAATCGGAGACACTTACCGATTATCTGCGCATTCTTTCCAATCTAGATCGATGCGGTGACTACACGCTGCACTTAACGGAGTTGGCGCGTTCCGGGGAAAGCCGAAGCATTTCTTACAGTGAAACCGCCCACAAGGAAATCCGGGCCATGAACGACATCGTAATGGGGCTTTTCCAAGGCATTGCCGAAGAAGTGAAAAGCGGCGACTTGGTGCTGCGCGACGTATATTCAACGAAGTATCAGCTGGACAGTACGGTGGAAACTTGCCGCGATCAGCACCTCACGCGCATGCGGGAAGGGCACTGCGGCATAGAGGCGGGGCTCAACTATGACAAATTCCTCAGCTACCTGTCTCGTATTGCCGAACACCTTGTACAGGTCGCAGACGCCTTTTCCGGTGCCTAAAGGCCGGGCCTGTCGTTATGCTGCGCCATTGCGAAAAGAGCGTTCTGACCGCCGGACTTGACAATTTCCCCTACTATTTGATATGCTACTGACGTTGGAGAGGTTTTACCTCGCGATGGTTATCGAATCCAATTCGGTAGTTTTTATCTGATGCCCGATACGCGAGAAAGAGCCTACGCCCCATCTGATGTGGTGGAGGGCGGAGGCGAAAAAGCAAATCGGCGCTCAGAGTTCTTACAAGAAAGAATATCCAAACAAAAAAAGCATCACCACCATCAGATTGCACGCACGGAGTTCGCTCACGGCCAACGCAGTCTTTTTTCGTGGACAAATCCCCGCGTGCACACTTACAAGGGGGCTATATGCTGAAAAAATTGGAAGACTTTATGCAATTGCAAATCCGTGACCTGCTGTATATGGCAGGCGGTTGTGCGCTGATGGCCTTTGCTGTCGTCAACATCCACATTCCTGCGCAAATCACGGAAGGCGGAATTCTCGGACTTTCCCTGTTCTTTTACAAAGTATTGGGCTGGGATCCCGGGTGGATGAGTCCGCTGCTCGACTTCTTATGCTATCTGATCGGATTTTCTCTGTTAGGACGAAAGTTCATTAAAAGGGCGCTCTTCGCAACATTGAGCTATTCGCTGTCCTTTTCTCTTTTCCACCGCATCGGACCCGTGCTGCCCAGTCTGATTGATCACCCCTTCCTTGCCTCTTTACTTGGGGGATTATGCATTGGCATCGGCTGCTCGGTCGTCGTTTTACGCGGTGCCGCCGCCGGTGGCGATGATGCGCTCGCCCTGGTAATGGAAAAGCACACACCGCTGAAATTGGGACTCTGTTATTTTCTGTCGGATTTCATCGTGCTATCCATGTCTCTAATCTATCTGCCATTCACACATATCGCTTGGTCGCTTGTGACGACGACGATTTCGTCGTGGACGATCAGCCGGGTCGAAGAACTGGCAGAAGCCTCTGCGGCAAGCGCCTGAGTGCCCTGTTTTAAGGGGGTGACCGCCCTCCTGACAAGCCCGCCTCCCGCGGGCTTTTTTACGTGGATTTAATGTCCGCCGACAGGCAGGAAGGGTATAATAAAAAAAGAATGACATCGGCAAAGGAGGTCCGCATGACCGATTCGAATTATAAACGGGATATCAGTTACACGCAAAATCGGGAATTATCTTGGTTGGAATTTAATCGCCGCGTTTTGCAGGAAGGCTGCGATGAACGTGTGCCGCTTCTTGAACGCCTGAAATTTATTTCCATTTTCACGTCAAACTTGGATGAATTTTTCATGGTTCGCGTCGGCTCTCTACATGACTTGACCGCGCTGAAAAAAGAGGCGATTGATAACAAAACCGGCTGGACCCCGCGCAAACAACTCGAAGAGATTTATGCGCGCATGCCGGTAATGTATGCGGAGCGCGATGCGGCATTTGCCGCAGTAGAACGGCGTTTGGCAGAGAGCGGGCTGGTACGTCTCGACATGAATAATCTGAATAAAAAAGACGCCGCATACTTGGAATCCTATTATACGGAGCGCGTGGCACCGATTCTTTCCCCGCTGGT
This genomic window contains:
- the nrdD gene encoding anaerobic ribonucleoside-triphosphate reductase, translated to MKTAEFSSNVKTDNFGSVAVDETRDIFSGKGTPVAIEVIKRDGRQVPFEREKITQAILKAMHSSAGVYQPGQAERIAEEIEQFARSMPTPVTIYGIEEQVYYKLVQYGNPATAKAYESYRSVQAYKRQMNTIDDDIVGILNRSNVGVLDENSNKDAKIVSTQRDLIAGEVSKDIARRKLMPTDIVLAHDSGAIHFHDMDYIIQPMFNCCLVNLEDMLKNGTVINGKKIDTPRSFQVACTVTTQIIAQVASGQYGGQSINGVDRILAPYVRKSYDKYLKAVVEEQREVYGIEPDLEKAKQIAWKRTRKEVKDGIQTIQYQINTLMTTNGQAPFVTLFMHFMPDYEYVREAALIQEEILKQRLEGIKNEADVYVTPAFPKLIYVLDEHNVHPDSPYYYLTELAAKCTAKRMYPDYISAKRMREYYEGNVFSPMGCRSFLAPWKNEAGEYVFDGRFNMGVVSLNLPQIGILCEGNEEDFWKLLEKRLALAKKALLFRYDLLKDITSDVSPIHWQHGAIARLKPGEKVAPLLQGGYATISLGYIGLYEATKLVRGVSHTDPHGKDFALAVMDRLKEAVDTWKAETGLGFALYGTPAESLTHRFCQIDRQRFGSIPDVTDKGYYTNSYHVDVREEISVFDKFDFEAQFQERSKGGMISYAEIPNMLNNPRAVETLVRYIYDHIPYAEFNTKSDYCHVCGFDGEIKVNEDNQWECPNCHNKDRSKLTVIRRTCGYLGENFWNEGRTKEISSRVLHI
- the codB gene encoding cytosine permease, producing MKSNTSVSTDSEFSQVRVPASAKQGFWQIAFIMVGFTFFSPSMMAGGRLGLGLTFAQFVLAVVLGNAFLALYTGILAYISQKTGMTLDLLARRAFGEKGSQVCSALISITQMGWFGVGVAMFAIPVGNLLGISPYILVAIVGALMTLTAALGVKALAIFGGIAVPLIALLGSYSVTLAAQQAGGFFQMFSEHPAEPLSMTAALGIVIANFISGGTATPNFARFGKSAKSAVGATVLAFFVGNIIMFVFGAAGAAVYQEPDIFNVLILQGLTIPAILTLGLNIWSTNNNALYTAGLGFSNITKKSMKTTTILGGVLGTVLAVYLYNNFVGYLSVLGSMIPPVGVVLSIHYFRHREQYLEDSTENAPLFSAPALVAVAFGIVAGLFLPVGIPALNALVASGVSFLIGDHFFTVPVQKPVAADLE
- the nrdG gene encoding anaerobic ribonucleoside-triphosphate reductase activating protein, producing the protein MRYAQIRPFDVANGVGVRTTIFVTGCTNHCPSCFNPSYQDFSFGEVWTEKETETVIGYLKKPVVAGLTLLGGEPMQNLELTKIVRKIRAAVDTNIWVYSGYTYEQILADPAKKALLDECDVLVDGLFVEALLDLKLKFRGSSNQRILDIKRSEEAGHPVEVELP
- the codA gene encoding cytosine deaminase, which encodes MLFINARIENAKEVSAFRVEDEKFVEMGPSLAPKEGEEVVDLHGKLVLPPFVEPHVHLDSALTAGNPRWNIKGTLFEGIQIWSEYKPTLTKKNIKERVHAAIRRQAANGIQFVRTHVDCTDPTLIATEAILEVKEEVKDWVEVQLVAFPQEGICSFPNGKQLLENSIRLGADAVGAIPHFEFTHEYAVESLHIAMELAEKYDRLVDVHCDEIDDPASRGLETLAMLALESGLRERVTASHTTAMHSYNNAYCQRLFRLLGMSDINFIANPLINTHLQGRIDTYPKRRGITRVPELLANGNNVAFGHDDIQDPWYPMGDGNSLDVVHLGLHVTQMMGYEQILNSYRFVTHNAARCLHLQERYGLEVGKPANFIVLNAENFYDALNLHAEVLLSVHRGRKIAETKPKEKSVLF
- a CDS encoding nucleoside triphosphate pyrophosphatase, yielding MEKNRMILLASNSPRRRELLQWLNRPFRVCPAAIDERHVQKTLPAEVSGDRFAFLVSSLAQEKAHAVAVTKAQPGDLVIGADTIVVCDQQVYGKPRNRKEAQKMLWALSGKTHLVYTGVAIFDAQEDCLCHFAEHAAVRFYPLDAFQKAQIEAYLDTDEPYDKAGAYAIQGRGALLIEALTGDYYTVMGLPIARLARCLDALSSQQRNE
- a CDS encoding YitT family protein; this encodes MLKKLEDFMQLQIRDLLYMAGGCALMAFAVVNIHIPAQITEGGILGLSLFFYKVLGWDPGWMSPLLDFLCYLIGFSLLGRKFIKRALFATLSYSLSFSLFHRIGPVLPSLIDHPFLASLLGGLCIGIGCSVVVLRGAAAGGDDALALVMEKHTPLKLGLCYFLSDFIVLSMSLIYLPFTHIAWSLVTTTISSWTISRVEELAEASAASA
- a CDS encoding Na/Pi cotransporter family protein yields the protein MDIWYIVGMLGGLSLFLYGMNSMGNGLELIAGGRMQGILDKLTTKRMMGIGVGIVITAVIQSSSATTVMVVGFVNSGLMNLTQAINVIMGANIGTTVTGQLIALNISSFAPLIAFVGLIFTMSKVVKRQYIGKIIIGLGFLFMGLNIMSESMAPLKDSPAFVGWMQGISNPLYGVAIGAIFTAIIQSSSASVGVLQALALQGLVPFHTALYIVLGQNIGTCITSVLASIGAKPVAKQAALSHVLFNTIGTLFFIAASFFLPIEEWIIHLSPDDPMRQIANLHTIFNLTTTVFLFPFSDYLASLSSAIIHIKPGDAYNERRLLYVQPGNFADHVVLFANLKSEILRMLSITRDTFADAVSSFDSFDDARAAKVFENVQTIHFLNKEMTKVNVELLSNHLGQQQSETLTDYLRILSNLDRCGDYTLHLTELARSGESRSISYSETAHKEIRAMNDIVMGLFQGIAEEVKSGDLVLRDVYSTKYQLDSTVETCRDQHLTRMREGHCGIEAGLNYDKFLSYLSRIAEHLVQVADAFSGA